A portion of the Rhodopseudomonas sp. BAL398 genome contains these proteins:
- a CDS encoding LL-diaminopimelate aminotransferase, which yields MEEFYRIRRLPPYVFEQVNRAKAAARNAGADIIDLGMGNPDLPAPAHVIEKLKETLGKPRTDRYSASRGITGLRKAQAGYYDRRFGVKLNPDTQVVATLGSKEGFANVAQAITAPGDVVLCPNPSYPIHAFGFLMAGGVIRSVTSDPTPEFFAAAERAIIHSIPKPIAMIVCYPSNPTAQVASLDFYKDLVAFAKKHEIYILSDLAYAEVYFDESDPPPSVLQVPGAMDVTVEFTSMSKTFSMAGWRMGFAVGNERIIAALARVKSYLDYGAFTPVQVAATAALNGPDDCIREMRDTYRKRRDALVESFGRAGWEIPPPSASMFAWAPLPPAFREVGSMQFATLMVEKSGVVVSPGVAFGEHGEGYVRIAMVENEQRIRQAARGVRRFLESGVETLHNVVPLATRR from the coding sequence ATGGAAGAATTTTACCGCATACGCCGTTTGCCGCCTTACGTGTTCGAGCAGGTCAACCGGGCCAAGGCCGCCGCGCGCAACGCCGGCGCCGATATCATCGATCTGGGCATGGGCAATCCGGACCTGCCGGCCCCGGCGCATGTGATCGAAAAGCTCAAGGAGACCCTCGGCAAGCCGCGCACCGACCGCTATTCCGCCTCGCGCGGCATCACCGGGCTGCGCAAGGCCCAGGCCGGCTATTACGACCGCCGTTTCGGGGTGAAGCTCAATCCCGATACCCAGGTGGTGGCGACGCTGGGCTCCAAGGAAGGTTTTGCCAATGTGGCCCAGGCGATCACCGCGCCGGGCGACGTCGTGCTGTGTCCGAATCCGTCCTATCCGATCCATGCCTTCGGCTTCCTGATGGCCGGCGGCGTGATCCGCTCGGTGACGTCGGATCCGACGCCGGAATTCTTCGCGGCCGCAGAGCGGGCGATCATCCATTCGATCCCCAAGCCGATCGCCATGATCGTGTGCTACCCGTCCAATCCGACCGCGCAGGTCGCCAGCCTGGATTTCTACAAGGATCTGGTCGCGTTCGCGAAAAAGCACGAGATCTACATTCTGTCGGATCTGGCCTATGCGGAGGTCTATTTCGACGAGTCCGACCCGCCGCCCTCGGTGCTGCAGGTGCCGGGCGCGATGGACGTCACCGTCGAATTCACCTCGATGTCGAAGACCTTTTCGATGGCCGGCTGGCGGATGGGCTTCGCGGTCGGCAATGAGCGCATCATCGCGGCGTTGGCGCGGGTGAAATCCTATCTCGATTACGGCGCCTTCACGCCGGTCCAGGTCGCGGCGACCGCGGCGCTGAACGGCCCGGACGACTGCATCCGCGAGATGCGCGACACCTATCGCAAGCGCCGCGACGCGCTGGTGGAGAGTTTCGGTCGCGCCGGCTGGGAGATTCCGCCGCCCTCGGCCTCGATGTTCGCCTGGGCGCCGCTGCCGCCGGCATTCCGCGAGGTCGGCAGCATGCAATTCGCCACCCTGATGGTGGAGAAATCCGGCGTCGTGGTGTCGCCGGGCGTGGCATTCGGCGAGCATGGCGAGGGTTATGTCCGCATCGCCATGGTGGAAAACGAGCAGCGGATCCGGCAGGCCGCCCGCGGCGTCCGCCGCTTCCTTGAAAGCGGCGTCGAAACGTTGCACAACGTGGTTCCTCTCGCCACCCGGCGATAG